The segment ACCGTTGAAGACACCGGGACCGCCGCCACCATAGATTGAGTGGCTGAAGAACGAGAAACCGACTGCGACACCCATGGTACGACCGAAGTCTGCACCGGGGAGGCCGGTCTCGTGCTCGAGCAGGTCGTTGAAGTACAGCAGGGTTGCTGAGACTGCCTGGGCGAAACGTCCGGCACCGCAGTTAACCATAGTTGCTGCAAGGGTTCCTGCAGATGCGTAGGCGTTCCAGAGCATCGGGTCCTTGGTCTCGTAGAAGACGAAGCCGCTCTTGCCCTTCTTGCCTGCCTTGATGACCTTGTCCTCAATGGCCTTCTCAACAAGGCTCTGCACGACAGTACCGATGGTACCGGTCTTGCCGTTCTTCTTGACGAGATCGTAGACAATGTTGTTTGCATTGAGTCCCTGGTATGCGTAGAGCATGAGTTGTGCACGCTCGAATGGGCCGACTGCGTTACCCATCTCGAACATACCTGCCTGCTCGAAGGTTGCTGAGAGTGCTGCACCCTGGAATGCATTCCGGTGGGTCATCATGACCGCGTGGTTGGCCGGAACGTTACGGAGTGCATAGCCGAGACCTTCGTTGAACTGGGGGATGGACAGAATCGAGACGACATTGCCGCCCTGCATGTCCATTGTCTGCGGGTAGGTACCCCAGACTGCTGCCTTGATGTAGGAACCGTCGAACATGTCGACCTTGTACTGGTCAACCAGTGCATAGGTGGTGGCTGCTGCCACTACGGTTGATGCGACATCGTAGGTTGCTGCTGCATCCATACGGGCAGTCGGGACCTCGACGAGGATCATCTTTCCGCCGCCGACCTTGGTGATCTTTGTGTTGTCACCATCGGTGACCTGGACCATGTCCTTGATCTTGGCTGCGAGTGCATCTGCGTCCTTGACACAGCTGCAGTTCATGCTGCGTCCGAGAATCTGGTTCGACTTGCCGCCGACCTTTCCGGTCTTTAATGCCTCTTCGATTCCTGCAAAGTTAACTGCCACTGTCCTCTTGGTGAGGTCGATGACATTCAGTGCGCCCTTGTTGACAACGGGGCTGATCTTGTCAAGAGTTACATTGCTCTTTAAAAGCTTGCCATCATCGTCGTAGAGGTCGATTGTGTCTTTGTATTTAGCCATTTGAATTCCTCCAAATTTTCATTTAACCGCGATACAATACTGTCAGTGAGCGAAAGTATACCCTATAAGGTATACTGGTAATGAGTGAAAGTCGCTATTGCACGTCCCCTAAGATGGGACATTGAATAATTCCCAATTTCGCCATATAAGTATTGCGATTTTTTCCCGGCACGTCTAAATAT is part of the Methanoregula sp. genome and harbors:
- the mcrB gene encoding coenzyme-B sulfoethylthiotransferase subunit beta, whose translation is MAKYKDTIDLYDDDGKLLKSNVTLDKISPVVNKGALNVIDLTKRTVAVNFAGIEEALKTGKVGGKSNQILGRSMNCSCVKDADALAAKIKDMVQVTDGDNTKITKVGGGKMILVEVPTARMDAAATYDVASTVVAAATTYALVDQYKVDMFDGSYIKAAVWGTYPQTMDMQGGNVVSILSIPQFNEGLGYALRNVPANHAVMMTHRNAFQGAALSATFEQAGMFEMGNAVGPFERAQLMLYAYQGLNANNIVYDLVKKNGKTGTIGTVVQSLVEKAIEDKVIKAGKKGKSGFVFYETKDPMLWNAYASAGTLAATMVNCGAGRFAQAVSATLLYFNDLLEHETGLPGADFGRTMGVAVGFSFFSHSIYGGGGPGVFNGNHVVTRHAAGVGMPCIVAACALDAGTQMFGPEHTSKIYQDTFGQLDAFKKPIQAVAKGI